The following is a genomic window from Chitinophaga caseinilytica.
CCTGGAAAGCATTCTATCCCTGATCTAAACCCTGACCATCAACCATAGACGAAACGGGCGGTAGCGATACCGCCCGTTCTTTTTTTGAATAAGGCCTGTCCGCATGCGTGCATAAAAAATTACCTTTGCCTCCATGCTCGAATACCTCCTTGTTATCCTCGCCCTGGGCGCCGGCGCCGCGGCTGCTTTCCGCCTCGGGAAACTGACCCCGCCTGCCACGGTCGCAGCCTGGTTCACGGGGATCATCGTATTCACCGGCGCCGGTTACCTCGGCCTGGGCATGCTGATCGCTTTCTTTGCGATGGGCACCCTCGCCACGGCGCACGGCAAATCCCGCAAGGCGCTCACGGGAGAAGCCCAGCAACGCCGGAACGCCGGACAGGTATTCGCCAACGGCGGCGCGGCGGCACTCATATGTTTGCTGATCGTGGCCGCACCATCCGCCGGCATTCCTTACCCGCTCATGTTGGCCGCCACCATGGCTTCCGCAGCGGCGGACACGGTATCTTCCGAGCTGGGAACGCTGTATGGACGGCGGTTCTATAATATCCTGACTTTCGGGAAAGACGAAAATGGGCGCGATGGCGTGGTCAGCCGCGAAGGAACGCTTTTCGGCATCGCCGCGTCGGCAGTGATCGGATGTATCTTCGTATTGTTTACCGGCTCGTGGACCGGCTTTTGGATCGTTGTAGTCGCCGGAACAATGGGTAACTTCGCGGATTCCGTGCTGGGAGCAACGCTGGAAAGGAATGGCGTGATCAAAAACGACGCCGTCAATTTTCTCAACACCGTCGCGGCTGCATTGGCGGCCTGGGGATTGTGGGCGATCGCAGCTTAGCGCGTACGCCAGATCCGGCGGACGGTTTCCTCTACATTCAACCCGTCCGGGCATTGCGGCGAACGCGTATTACCGCGGTTGCGGATCATGCCCTTCCCCCGTTCAATCGTAACCACCCGCGCGATGGGCATTTGCAGAAACCCGTTGCTGTCGGTCTTTTTTAGCCAGTCATACGCATATCGCAGCCACTGGTTGCGGTAAGATTCGGGTTGAAGGTAAAACCAGGATATCTCGTCGTACCCCCAGATGTAATGGGAAGTGGTATCGGCCACCCCCGGGGTGCGACTGATCCCGAAATTATCGAACTCAACGAGATAGGGCAGGGAGGCGCACTGCCAGCCCGACGGCGTAACACAGCCCTTGCTGCGGCCGTACAGCGCGTCCAGGTAACCCACCTGCAGCACCCCTTGCTGCGGCTTGTCCACTACCGGCTTGATGCGCAGGGGAAAGGAGTTGAAATCCAGCAGGCTCCTGCCGCCCGCCACCATTCCGCCATGCGGTGTATGCGCATCCAGCAGTACCCATCCGCGGCGCGATCCCTTCCGCGCGAATGCCCTTAACTTTTGCAGGAACCCGTCCCACGCCGCCCAGTCACGGTCGGCCATGGCCATCAGATTCACCTGGCCCATGTGCAGCGCCTCACAACCCAAACGGATATACGTTCCGCAGAGGAACATGAGCCAGAGCTGCGATTCGGTGCGCGTAATATCGGGAACGCTCCTGCCTTTGCCCCAGTGGTCCACGAACTTGCCGTTGGTATTGAGCATGTCCGCATACCGGAAACGCCGGTGCTCGACGGGCAGCCCCATCGCCTGGAACGTCCATTCCGGTACGGTAAGACTGTCGGTTTGCCGGGAAATGGCTTCGAACACCGCCGCCTGGAAAATGACTTCCGGATCGTTGGCATGTACCCTGCGCATGAGGGCCTGCGCTTTGGCGAGGAAATCCGCGTTGCCGAGATCGGTTTCGTGGCCCCAGCGGTAAATGGCCCGGCCGATGAACTTGGCGCCGATGTTCCGGATGAGCCGGATGTCGTCTTCCTTGTTGGGATAAGGGCCGTCGTTGCCGTATGGGTCCACCGCCAGGAACTCCGCCATGGTAACGGCCCGCGAGAGATAATACTCCAGCGCCTTGCGGGATATACCGGTGCTGTCCATCACCGGCTGTGCAACCGCCTGCTGCAGCATGAGCAGGCAGCATATGGAAACGACGGCTCTTTTGATCATCAGAATATCGGTTTAGTATGTTGGGTGACGGGAATAAATACCACCAGGTCGTACAGCAGCGCCGGCGCCGATTTGAAGTAGGAATCGTCCTCGCTTTTTTCTATGCCGTAGCCTACGAAACGATAGGGTTTCGGTGTTTCGAAAGCGGATTTGTCTGCCGGTTTCGCCCGGCTGAAATCGAACAACACGCTTTGCTTCGTATACGCCTGCATCGCCGCGTTCCAGGAGTCTGCTTTCAGCGGCAGGAGCTCTTTTTGGAAGATGGGGTCGCGGAAGTTGTGGTCTGCGTTGATGTTGCGGACTTTAATGTAGGAATAGCTACTGCCGTCGCCCGAGTTCAGGCCGATGTTGATGAACTGGCCGGAATGGGCGATCTGGAGCTCCTGGCCCATCCGCCCGATATCTTCGATCACCGGTTTTTTAGCGACATGCGCGTTATGCGCCCAAACGATCACTTTGGCGCCGGCTCTTTTCGCGTAATGGTTGATCCGGGCCGCCATGAGCGAATCCCTGGACATATACACGTCGCGCAGCGCAGCGGGCGCCATGGCGAAGGTGCTTCGGGCGTGGAAGATGAGGTCTTCCGCCAGCTCGTCTTTTTCCGGAAGGGTGCGGTAAATGCTGTCGATCCTGTCCACAACGCTATATGTTTCCGCGAAATAGTCGTAAGCCCCGTTGTATTTGCCGGAATTCACCACGCGTTGCTTACCGGGGAGGGCATAATACTGGGGAGCCCGCATGCTGCCGCGCAGTGCGTAATCGGCCAGGAGCTCGTTGAGCAGTGTGTTGTTGTATTTCGACAGGCGCTCCTGCAGCAGGTTCGGCGTCACTTCCCGGAAGCTGTCGTCGCAGCCGGCCAGCTTCACTTTTTCCCCTGGGGAGATGCCTGCAGCCATTGGAGGAATTCCTTCATCTCGGCCGACTGGTAGATCTCGAACAAATGCCGCCGCATGAGGGTGTCCAGGGGCGCTTTGCCGAGGCCGGCCTGGAGGCTGGCCATGTCTTCGTGCGGGTTTTCGAGGACGAACACGGTGAAGCCTTTTTCTTCGATGAGTTTGCGGGTAAGGGCGTACCGGAATTTGTAGTAGTCGGCGGTGCCGTGGGTTTCTTCTCCGATCGCCACCACGCGCTTGTCGCCGATGCGGCGGACGATCTCGTCGATCGCCGTTTTGGCCGTGGGGTCAATTTCGGTGCTGATGGATTTCCACTGTTCCGGGGTTTGGGCGAAAGCCGCCACGGTACAGCAGAGGAGTACGGGTAGTAAGGTCTTCTTCATAGCTAAAATTGAAATGGGATTTGGTTGAGCCGGGGCGCCATGCTGCCAGCGCCGGGGATAAACAAATATAATATCCGGTTTGCATATAAAAAACGGCGCCACCCATGCCGGGAGCCGCCGTTTTAGCCGTTCGTTTAGCAATATCGGATGAAAAGGGCCGCCGGGATTCAATTTTCCGTGGCCCGGAATGCGTTATTTCTTGTTGGTCATGATTTTGTCTTTCATGAGGTTCATGAACGTTTCGCGGTAGGTGTCGCCTACGGGCACTTTTTCGTCGGTATTGTCGAGGTGGACAGTGTTCCCTTCGATCATCCGGATGGAGCCGGTGGCGAGGAGGAACGATTTGTGGGTGCGCACGAAATCGGCGGCGGGAAGCCGTTCTTCCAGGTCTTTCATGTTCAGCAGGGCGATGATCTTTTCGCCGTTCCGGATGTGGATCTTCACGTAGTTTTTCAATCCTTCGATGAAAATTATATCGCGGATATTGATCTTGATAAGTTTTCCTTTTTGTTCGGTTTTCACGAAAATGAAATCGCTGTCTTCTTTAACGGGCGGTGTTGCGGGCTGGATGAGGGTCAATGCCCGCTGGGCGCCTTTGATGAACCGCGCGAAGGAGATGGGCTTCAGGAGGTAATCCACTACTTCGTTCTCGAAACCTTCCATGGCATATTCACTGTAGGCGGTGGTGAGGATCACTTTGCATTTGCCGTTGATGGCCTTGATGAAATCGATCCCCGTCATGGAGGGCATCTGAACGTCCAGGAAAATAAGGTCTACTTTGTGCTGATGCAATACCTGCAAGCCTTCCAGCGGGTCGGTGGTGGAATAGAGGAGGTTGAGGAAAGGCGTTTGGCGGATGTGATGCGTCAGCAGGTCGATGGCGTGCTGCTCGTCGTCGATGATAATGCAGTTAATCATTTTTTATGCAGTTGAATGATCAGTTCGGCGGTATAGAAATGTTCCGTTTCGTTGATGGTGAAGCTGTAGTTTCCCTGGTACGTCAATTGCAGCCGCTGGCGCACGTTGTTGAGGCCGATGCTGGTGGAAAGCTCCTTGGGCCCCTGTTTCTTTTTGTTGCCGATATAAAACCGGATGCGCTGGTCGTCTGCTTCGGTGCGGACAACGAGGGGGTTGGCGGGGTCGAGGAGGTCGCCGTGCTTGAACGCGTTTTCCACGAGGGTGATGAGGATGAGCGGGGCGATGCGCGCACCGGGATTTTCGAGTTGCTCGCTGTATTGAATGCTGAGCTTGTTGTTGAACCGCATCTGGTTGATGCCGATCACGTTTTTCATATGGGTGATCTCCTTGGTAAGGGCTACCTTTCCCTCGGCGTCTTCTTCCTTCCCCAAAGCATACCGCATAATGTCCGAAAGCAGCAGTACGGCGTTGGATACCTCCTCGCTGAGGGGCACCGTTTTGCTATAAATAAAACTCAGCGAATTGAACAGGAAATGCGGGTTGATCTGGTACTTGATGGCGCTGAGCTCCGCGTCCATCTTCTGCTTTTCCAGTTCCTTCTGCAATTTCTCCCGACGGCTGAAATGCATGAAAACGGCCACCACGAAGGTAATGGCGAGGTTGAACAGGTAGGTGAATATCTGCGTGAGGGAAAAAACGAACATTTTGTTGGCCGTCATGAATTTGGTCACTTTGTCCGACCGGCCATTCACTTCATACACCGTTTTGGCGTATTCGTAGAGCATGGAATACCCGAATTTAACGGCAAAGAGGATGGCGACCACCGCCACGAAGCGCCCCCACCGGTTATCCTGCAAGCCCGGCAGCCAGGCGAGGAAAATAAGCACATAGTAAGTAATGGTGAACTCTACGACCGACCGGAAAATGGTGATCCACGTGCCCCCGAAGCGTTCGTATGCGTTCGCCGTGAGGTCGGGGTCGAGGGTGTAAATGAAAAGGAAGGTGATGATGTTCCAGACGAGGGCGATGGAGAACAGCGTCAGGATCCTTTTCCATTCACTTATAAAAAATCGGCTGGTTTTGTCCATTAACATGTGCAAGAAGGTATGCTTTCGTTCAAAAATACTGAAAATAAGACGAGAAAGCCCCCATGCGGGGGCTTCCTGGTTAAATGGTTAAAAGCCCTGTTGCGAGGATGTTCGTCCGGATTCGGTCTCGATGCTGTTTTTCCGCGCTTTCGCGGCTTTTACGTTCGAGTTACCGAATTTGTAGTTGAACGTCAGGTTCACGGCGCGCGTGTCCATGTTCATCCTGCCCAGGTTATTGATGGATGAATATTGCACTTTGTATCGCATCTGGTTCGTGTTGAAGATGTCTACCGCCGCCAGTTTCAGGGAGCCGTTTCCTTTCATGATGGCTTTGCTCAGCCCCAGGTCTACGTTGCCCTGTGTTTTCAGGACGGCGTAACCCGCCATGATAGGCCCGCGCAGGTTGCCGTTCACCTCTGCCGTGAAGCCCTTGGGCAGCGTGAAGGAGTTCTGGATATTGGCGAAGGCCGTCACGCTGTTCTTCTTGTAATCGACACCGTCCAGTTTGGTATTAATACCCAGGTACAGGCCGGTAACGGTAAAGGTGGAGCGGATCTTGGGGGTGAAAGGCTTCACCCACACCACGTTCGCATATGCCAGGTTGAAATTGGTCTGGTTGTCGAAGCTCATGATCTGCACTTTGGTGACGGGGTCCTGGCGGAAGGTCATGCTCAGGTTGTCGGTCATCCGGGTAAACGCCACGGTGGTGAACAGCTGGTATTTGTGGCTCCAGGTGCCCTGTACGGCCTGCGAAAGCATGGGCTTGATGTTGGGGTTGCCCTGGCGGAGCGAGTATGCGTTCACGTAGGTGATGAAAGGATTCACGATGTCGAACCCGAAACGGTTGATGCTCCTGCGGTAGCTGAAGCTGAACTGGTTCATCTGGTCCATGGCGTAGGAGGCAGACGCGCTGGGGAACAGCTGCACGTAGTCGCGGGAGAACTTTTGGTCCATGGTCAGACTGTTCCCTTTCGCATTGGTGTGCTCCATCCGCAGCATGGCGCTGAACGTCCATTTCTTGATGGTTTTGGTGGCGCCGGCATATGCTGCGTTCACGTTTTCCTTATATATGAAGTGGTTCGTTTTGCTGGGGTCGTTTTCCCATTTGCCGCTTTGCATCGTTTCCCAATGCATGTTGTTGTCGGTTTCGGTGAAGGTGGTCTTCAATCCCGCTTCCAGCTTGAACGCTTTGAACTGTTGGGTATAATCCGCGCTGAGGGAATACAGGTCGATGGCGGATTCGGTAAAGTTGCGGATGTGGGTGGAGCTGCCGATGGGCGCTTCCGTCACATAGGCGTGGTATTGGCCGGAAAACTGGTCGTCCCAGTCTTTCCGGTGATTGAAGTAGTCGGCGTTGATGGTCAGTTCGTTCTTGTTTTTGGCGCTGGCGGTACGGAAGTACGCGTTCACGCTGGGGTTGACGAGGCGCTGCGTACCCGTGGCGCCCTGGCGGAAAATGGAGTCCGGGAGGGTGGTGTAGTTATCGCCCAGCCGGGTGCGGCGGTTGAACATGCTTTTCACGAGCACACCAGCGGAGGAGGTTTTGGACAGATCGAAGTCGGCACCGGCGCGCACGTTGTGCGTATTCTTGTTTTCGCGGTTGTAATCGCTTTCGGTGAGCACGTATCCGTCGGTATACAGGCGGTCGTTGGTATTGTGGGTGAACGTTCTGGCGTAGTTATGATCGTAACCGCCATACAGGTTCACGCCTTTGCTGCGATGGTTCAGGGTGAT
Proteins encoded in this region:
- a CDS encoding DUF92 domain-containing protein; amino-acid sequence: MLEYLLVILALGAGAAAAFRLGKLTPPATVAAWFTGIIVFTGAGYLGLGMLIAFFAMGTLATAHGKSRKALTGEAQQRRNAGQVFANGGAAALICLLIVAAPSAGIPYPLMLAATMASAAADTVSSELGTLYGRRFYNILTFGKDENGRDGVVSREGTLFGIAASAVIGCIFVLFTGSWTGFWIVVVAGTMGNFADSVLGATLERNGVIKNDAVNFLNTVAAALAAWGLWAIAA
- a CDS encoding erythromycin esterase family protein, whose protein sequence is MAAGISPGEKVKLAGCDDSFREVTPNLLQERLSKYNNTLLNELLADYALRGSMRAPQYYALPGKQRVVNSGKYNGAYDYFAETYSVVDRIDSIYRTLPEKDELAEDLIFHARSTFAMAPAALRDVYMSRDSLMAARINHYAKRAGAKVIVWAHNAHVAKKPVIEDIGRMGQELQIAHSGQFINIGLNSGDGSSYSYIKVRNINADHNFRDPIFQKELLPLKADSWNAAMQAYTKQSVLFDFSRAKPADKSAFETPKPYRFVGYGIEKSEDDSYFKSAPALLYDLVVFIPVTQHTKPIF
- a CDS encoding LytTR family DNA-binding domain-containing protein, yielding MINCIIIDDEQHAIDLLTHHIRQTPFLNLLYSTTDPLEGLQVLHQHKVDLIFLDVQMPSMTGIDFIKAINGKCKVILTTAYSEYAMEGFENEVVDYLLKPISFARFIKGAQRALTLIQPATPPVKEDSDFIFVKTEQKGKLIKINIRDIIFIEGLKNYVKIHIRNGEKIIALLNMKDLEERLPAADFVRTHKSFLLATGSIRMIEGNTVHLDNTDEKVPVGDTYRETFMNLMKDKIMTNKK
- a CDS encoding sensor histidine kinase; protein product: MLMDKTSRFFISEWKRILTLFSIALVWNIITFLFIYTLDPDLTANAYERFGGTWITIFRSVVEFTITYYVLIFLAWLPGLQDNRWGRFVAVVAILFAVKFGYSMLYEYAKTVYEVNGRSDKVTKFMTANKMFVFSLTQIFTYLFNLAITFVVAVFMHFSRREKLQKELEKQKMDAELSAIKYQINPHFLFNSLSFIYSKTVPLSEEVSNAVLLLSDIMRYALGKEEDAEGKVALTKEITHMKNVIGINQMRFNNKLSIQYSEQLENPGARIAPLILITLVENAFKHGDLLDPANPLVVRTEADDQRIRFYIGNKKKQGPKELSTSIGLNNVRQRLQLTYQGNYSFTINETEHFYTAELIIQLHKK
- a CDS encoding outer membrane beta-barrel family protein, which codes for MQTFLTAIISATILSAAPSAYAQQKKDSIPAPSVKQLKTHEVTSTTPPVTMQGGTMIVNVGKSVTAAGSNAWDVVTKSPGVITDNNNNLQLNGKPVTVYLDGRPARLSGEDLKTLLASTAGSNIDKIELMSMPSGKYDAQDGAIINIKMFKPKDLGTNGNVTLTGGFGRYLRTTEGITLNHRSKGVNLYGGYDHNYARTFTHNTNDRLYTDGYVLTESDYNRENKNTHNVRAGADFDLSKTSSAGVLVKSMFNRRTRLGDNYTTLPDSIFRQGATGTQRLVNPSVNAYFRTASAKNKNELTINADYFNHRKDWDDQFSGQYHAYVTEAPIGSSTHIRNFTESAIDLYSLSADYTQQFKAFKLEAGLKTTFTETDNNMHWETMQSGKWENDPSKTNHFIYKENVNAAYAGATKTIKKWTFSAMLRMEHTNAKGNSLTMDQKFSRDYVQLFPSASASYAMDQMNQFSFSYRRSINRFGFDIVNPFITYVNAYSLRQGNPNIKPMLSQAVQGTWSHKYQLFTTVAFTRMTDNLSMTFRQDPVTKVQIMSFDNQTNFNLAYANVVWVKPFTPKIRSTFTVTGLYLGINTKLDGVDYKKNSVTAFANIQNSFTLPKGFTAEVNGNLRGPIMAGYAVLKTQGNVDLGLSKAIMKGNGSLKLAAVDIFNTNQMRYKVQYSSINNLGRMNMDTRAVNLTFNYKFGNSNVKAAKARKNSIETESGRTSSQQGF